One segment of Paenibacillus rhizovicinus DNA contains the following:
- a CDS encoding response regulator transcription factor: protein MISVLIVDDEYEIREGLLKRIPWSEYGIEKVLVADDGDTALEIAERMRPELIVTDIKMSRMSGLEFLGELQRMDDYGYKAILISGYDDFELVKHAMQLGAIDYILKPINTSELESIVLKAVELIMRESLDKHHHAQMIQEVHFATPKLQEELLREIVEHEYDPYRETRVSHRLQALKLEWMQSAPLLLMVVEADDLKAIVNQKGSPSERELVLFGIGNVVRQTLTEVCLSPTALFSDSRQKWVAVFDCSRFESVEHYYSISQICLQRINEFVKVKASIGLSSAPKELSHLHRLYGECCQLLDRKAVYGGNRVFTETECETDCERTELSIRETSEVLDLVRYGSDEEIAASMNGFDEMVKSWELCSLKDIQQSIFKWLMGIYRGASAAGWPDRTWERNPIALWEQLEQYDNLQSLKEQAQECLMAMAADHRKLTSMSSQIVQEAEKIIRTRFADNISLQTVTEEVHVTSVWLSKLFKKEKGKTFLEYLTEVRIMQAKAMLGDVKHKIYQISYQVGYKDPVYFSKVFKKQLGFTPKEYRKQLGIADE, encoded by the coding sequence TTGATCAGCGTACTAATCGTGGACGATGAATACGAGATTCGGGAAGGGTTGTTGAAACGGATTCCGTGGAGCGAATACGGGATCGAGAAAGTGCTCGTCGCGGATGACGGAGATACGGCGTTAGAGATCGCAGAACGGATGAGGCCCGAACTGATCGTCACCGATATCAAGATGAGCCGAATGTCCGGGCTTGAATTTCTGGGGGAACTGCAGCGGATGGACGATTACGGTTATAAGGCGATCCTCATCAGCGGTTACGACGACTTCGAACTGGTCAAGCATGCGATGCAGCTTGGCGCCATCGACTATATATTGAAGCCGATCAATACGAGCGAGCTGGAAAGCATCGTGCTTAAAGCCGTCGAATTGATCATGCGAGAGAGTCTCGACAAGCACCATCATGCGCAGATGATCCAGGAGGTGCATTTCGCCACGCCCAAGCTGCAGGAGGAATTGCTGCGCGAGATCGTCGAGCATGAGTACGATCCCTATCGCGAGACGAGAGTCTCGCATCGGCTGCAGGCGCTCAAGCTGGAGTGGATGCAGTCGGCTCCGCTCCTGCTGATGGTCGTGGAAGCCGACGATCTGAAGGCGATCGTTAACCAGAAGGGCAGCCCGAGCGAGCGAGAGCTGGTCTTGTTCGGCATCGGCAACGTGGTCAGACAAACGCTGACCGAAGTATGTCTCTCCCCGACCGCGCTGTTCAGCGATTCGCGCCAGAAGTGGGTTGCGGTGTTCGACTGTTCGCGATTCGAATCGGTCGAACACTACTATTCGATCTCGCAAATCTGCCTTCAGCGGATTAACGAATTCGTCAAGGTCAAAGCGAGCATCGGCCTGAGCTCCGCGCCGAAGGAGCTCAGCCATCTTCATCGCCTGTACGGCGAATGCTGCCAGCTATTGGACCGTAAAGCGGTGTACGGCGGCAATCGGGTGTTTACCGAAACGGAATGCGAGACGGATTGCGAGCGGACCGAGCTGTCGATCCGGGAAACGAGCGAAGTGCTCGATCTGGTCAGGTACGGATCGGACGAGGAGATCGCCGCATCCATGAACGGATTCGACGAGATGGTCAAGTCCTGGGAGCTCTGCAGTTTAAAGGACATCCAACAGAGCATTTTCAAATGGCTGATGGGCATTTACCGCGGGGCTTCGGCGGCGGGATGGCCGGATCGGACATGGGAACGCAATCCGATCGCGCTCTGGGAGCAGCTGGAACAGTACGATAATCTCCAATCGTTGAAGGAACAAGCACAGGAATGTCTGATGGCCATGGCTGCCGACCACCGCAAGCTGACGTCGATGTCGAGCCAGATCGTGCAGGAAGCGGAGAAGATCATTCGGACGAGATTTGCGGATAACATCTCCTTGCAGACCGTAACGGAAGAAGTGCATGTCACCTCGGTATGGCTGAGCAAGCTGTTCAAGAAGGAGAAAGGGAAGACGTTCCTTGAGTATCTGACGGAAGTTCGGATCATGCAGGCCAAAGCGATGCTCGGCGACGTCAAGCACAAGATCTATCAAATCTCCTATCAAGTCGGATACAAGGATCCGGTGTATTTCTCGAAAGTGTTCAAAAAGCAATTGGGCTTCACGCCGAAAGAATATCGGAAACAACTGGGGATCGCGGATGAATAA
- a CDS encoding extracellular solute-binding protein, which produces MAGKYFGIAKAIPIVLMLQFGLSACNGDRNIGTVDMAAEPDVSPASTSAERNPQEQEVTLSFYFGGDKKSATDEVWSNVSEYVKSRGLNVNFAIHYIPWPDYSGKLLAMAASGDNWDLNFDSDNSFQQMAARGSYLALNDLLPKYAPHLYAMYRDKNTLASATVDGAIVGMPWNVKMNQRVYAGWREDLADEAGIVRAPGSVRTIGDVDALLHDLKKAYPNAKLSRTSALPLYVVRDEWVDLGFHGLGFYMNDPNLTVRAIEQQPFYEEAAVMSKRWYDDQILNRDVLLDTESAADQWRNGKMLFTITSHEWAYAADPGFVDASYKQQMSLIYPDKKFVNRSSIANVLAINRNSDHADRVLRFLDMLETDRRLYDLVIYGIEGKTYVLNGNTALYPGDMRFSTSNYMDWGGQWAFWNLAYMRPTETYPAGFWAEESNFAELPTNVPSPVDGIFLSDSAIVDDLAKRDQIYEDVGKPIEYGTVPDIDPSIAAYIQKQKAGGLDSIIANVQKQVDQYIAARIRE; this is translated from the coding sequence ATGGCCGGAAAATATTTCGGGATCGCGAAGGCGATCCCCATCGTACTGATGCTGCAGTTCGGGCTCTCGGCGTGCAACGGCGACCGGAACATCGGAACCGTCGATATGGCGGCCGAGCCCGATGTGTCGCCTGCGTCAACATCGGCGGAACGGAATCCGCAAGAGCAAGAAGTGACGCTCAGCTTTTATTTTGGCGGGGACAAGAAGTCAGCGACGGACGAGGTCTGGTCCAACGTGAGCGAATACGTTAAATCCAGAGGCTTGAACGTCAATTTCGCGATTCATTACATTCCATGGCCCGACTATTCTGGCAAGCTGCTTGCCATGGCGGCCTCTGGAGATAACTGGGATTTGAACTTCGATTCGGACAATTCGTTCCAGCAAATGGCGGCCAGGGGATCCTACTTAGCGCTTAACGATTTGCTTCCCAAGTACGCGCCGCATCTGTATGCCATGTACCGGGATAAGAACACGCTTGCCTCGGCGACGGTAGACGGAGCGATCGTCGGCATGCCGTGGAATGTCAAGATGAACCAGCGGGTATATGCCGGATGGCGCGAGGATTTGGCCGACGAAGCGGGCATCGTTCGCGCTCCGGGTTCGGTCCGGACAATCGGGGACGTCGATGCCTTGCTGCATGATCTGAAGAAAGCGTATCCGAACGCCAAGCTTAGCCGCACGTCGGCGCTTCCGCTCTATGTGGTGCGGGACGAGTGGGTGGACTTGGGCTTCCACGGGCTCGGCTTCTATATGAACGATCCGAATCTAACGGTCCGGGCAATCGAGCAGCAGCCCTTCTATGAAGAAGCGGCCGTGATGAGCAAGCGATGGTACGACGATCAAATCTTGAACCGGGATGTCCTGCTGGACACGGAGAGCGCGGCCGATCAATGGCGAAACGGCAAAATGCTGTTCACGATCACGTCCCATGAATGGGCGTACGCCGCCGATCCCGGATTCGTCGATGCTTCGTACAAGCAGCAGATGTCGTTGATTTATCCCGACAAGAAGTTCGTCAACCGCTCGTCCATCGCTAACGTGCTGGCGATCAACCGGAATTCCGATCACGCCGACCGCGTATTGCGGTTTCTCGACATGCTTGAAACGGACCGCAGGCTGTACGATCTCGTGATCTACGGCATCGAGGGCAAAACTTACGTGCTGAACGGCAATACTGCGCTCTATCCGGGGGACATGCGGTTCTCCACGAGCAATTATATGGATTGGGGAGGACAGTGGGCATTCTGGAATTTGGCCTACATGCGGCCCACGGAGACATATCCCGCGGGATTCTGGGCGGAAGAGAGCAATTTCGCCGAGCTTCCGACGAACGTGCCGTCCCCGGTGGACGGCATCTTCCTGTCCGACAGCGCCATCGTGGACGACTTGGCCAAGCGGGATCAAATTTACGAGGATGTCGGCAAACCGATCGAATACGGAACCGTGCCGGATATCGACCCGTCGATCGCCGCGTACATTCAGAAGCAGAAGGCAGGAGGGCTGGATTCGATCATAGCCAACGTCCAGAAACAGGTCGATCAATACATAGCTGCGCGCATTCGCGAATGA
- a CDS encoding ABC transporter substrate-binding protein yields the protein MKTKRMSTLALSSVLALSFMLTACGSESNNNNTSSNTNGSTNTNKGNGNAAAAGGENKNADDAANAAANQPSTAENDPVTLKFISWKNGAYNQLYDMFHKKYPWITIEEVPVNGQPVMQVIAALEAAGTPADVTEIDTDLISFDQGGLVEDLTPYIDSSPIFQETTLPQGFFDTMTYKNKKLAVPMVDVPMWVLVNKDLLAKHGVDMPGNDWTYDDFRDIAKQITDPDAGEYGVTTQPEIQMRLLSTKAIADGHASNLQYMNEDLTQSVMSTPGVMDDIKWLHEFVTKDGSMQSNAAAEASGNVTKDFLNGKTGFAIGGDWVLPDLKKKAQFNWDVLPFPKGTSSQPGYSIYGPLSLLAGSKHKNEAFLWLSFQFTKEAQKWKIDQGANASVIDPELTAYYDQAPIWQGKNIEAVKIAQKNAKIQPGVTVPAWGDYNWNNILNDVIFGDRNINDVIPETEAWNKKTKELQASTGAAQ from the coding sequence ATGAAAACCAAACGCATGAGTACGTTGGCGCTGAGCAGCGTCCTGGCATTATCCTTCATGCTGACCGCTTGCGGCAGCGAAAGCAACAACAACAACACTAGCAGTAACACGAACGGCAGCACGAACACGAACAAGGGCAACGGAAATGCAGCGGCTGCGGGCGGCGAGAACAAGAACGCCGATGACGCCGCGAACGCCGCGGCCAACCAGCCGTCAACTGCCGAGAATGATCCCGTTACCTTGAAGTTCATCTCGTGGAAGAACGGAGCCTATAATCAGCTGTACGATATGTTCCATAAGAAGTATCCTTGGATCACGATCGAGGAAGTCCCCGTTAACGGCCAGCCGGTCATGCAGGTCATCGCCGCTCTCGAGGCTGCCGGAACGCCGGCGGACGTAACGGAGATCGATACCGACTTGATCTCGTTCGACCAAGGAGGCTTGGTCGAGGACTTGACGCCTTACATCGATTCGAGCCCGATATTCCAAGAGACGACGCTCCCGCAAGGCTTCTTCGATACGATGACGTATAAGAACAAGAAGCTCGCCGTTCCGATGGTCGACGTGCCGATGTGGGTGCTGGTCAACAAGGACCTGCTGGCCAAGCATGGCGTGGATATGCCGGGCAACGACTGGACCTACGACGATTTCCGCGACATCGCGAAGCAAATTACCGACCCGGACGCCGGAGAATATGGCGTAACGACCCAACCCGAGATTCAAATGCGGCTGCTGAGCACCAAAGCCATTGCCGACGGACACGCGTCCAACCTGCAGTATATGAACGAGGATCTTACGCAAAGCGTCATGTCCACGCCGGGCGTGATGGACGATATCAAATGGCTGCACGAGTTCGTGACGAAGGACGGCTCGATGCAAAGCAACGCGGCCGCCGAGGCTTCCGGCAACGTCACGAAAGACTTCCTCAACGGCAAGACGGGCTTCGCGATCGGCGGCGACTGGGTGCTGCCGGACTTGAAGAAGAAGGCGCAATTCAACTGGGACGTTCTTCCGTTCCCGAAAGGCACGTCCAGCCAGCCGGGCTACTCGATCTACGGGCCGCTCTCGCTGCTTGCCGGTTCGAAGCACAAGAACGAAGCGTTCCTGTGGCTCAGCTTCCAATTTACGAAGGAAGCGCAGAAGTGGAAGATCGATCAAGGCGCGAACGCATCCGTTATCGATCCGGAGTTGACCGCGTACTACGATCAAGCTCCGATCTGGCAGGGCAAGAACATCGAAGCGGTCAAAATCGCGCAGAAGAATGCGAAGATTCAACCGGGCGTTACCGTTCCTGCCTGGGGCGATTACAACTGGAACAATATTTTGAACGACGTGATCTTCGGCGACCGCAACATCAACGACGTCATTCCGGAGACGGAAGCTTGGAACAAGAAGACCAAAGAATTGCAAGCATCGACAGGCGCGGCTCAATAA
- a CDS encoding carbohydrate ABC transporter permease: MSNGLWTEKARAQLRGLLWSRETQKVKHVVLGRNLSDGLLAKLILYFLLSIVAYLYLQPLLYMISTMFKNMSDLLDPTVKWIPRQITWENLSKAYEGLRYPAALRNTAMIAVSCSVAQVMICAMTGYALARLAVPFKGLITAFVILTFLIPPQIIIIPLYVIFSKLSLLNTIFVFLVPAIFGQGLKGALFILIFRQFFNAQPQSLEEAAKLDGASTFRLFFGIMLPLARSACLVVFLFSFIWYWNMYYEPSMFLAKGFTPLSIRLDNLEDVLNPSLLGHTDSVRNPVTESTKMAGAFLIILPPILIFMFLQRWFVTGIERTGVVE, translated from the coding sequence ATGAGCAACGGATTATGGACAGAGAAGGCAAGAGCCCAGTTAAGAGGGCTGCTCTGGAGCCGCGAAACCCAGAAGGTGAAGCATGTGGTGCTGGGCCGCAACCTGTCGGACGGCTTGCTCGCGAAGCTGATTCTCTATTTCTTGCTATCGATCGTCGCTTATCTGTATTTGCAGCCCTTGCTCTACATGATCAGCACGATGTTCAAAAACATGAGCGATTTGCTTGATCCGACCGTCAAATGGATTCCCCGTCAGATCACCTGGGAGAATTTATCCAAGGCATACGAGGGGCTGCGGTATCCTGCGGCGCTGCGCAACACGGCGATGATCGCCGTAAGCTGCTCGGTTGCGCAGGTGATGATCTGCGCGATGACGGGCTACGCGCTGGCCCGTCTGGCCGTGCCGTTCAAAGGTCTCATCACGGCGTTCGTCATTCTGACGTTCCTCATTCCGCCGCAGATCATCATCATTCCGCTTTACGTCATCTTCAGCAAGCTCAGCCTGCTCAATACGATCTTCGTCTTCCTCGTTCCGGCGATCTTCGGACAGGGATTGAAGGGGGCGCTGTTCATTCTGATTTTCAGGCAGTTCTTCAATGCCCAGCCGCAAAGCCTGGAGGAGGCGGCGAAGCTCGACGGCGCTTCAACGTTCCGGCTGTTCTTCGGCATCATGCTGCCGCTCGCGCGTTCCGCCTGCCTGGTCGTGTTCCTGTTCTCGTTCATCTGGTATTGGAACATGTACTACGAACCGTCGATGTTTCTCGCCAAAGGGTTCACGCCGTTGTCGATCCGCCTGGACAATCTCGAGGACGTGCTTAATCCGTCGCTGCTCGGCCATACCGATTCCGTCCGCAATCCGGTCACGGAAAGCACGAAGATGGCCGGAGCGTTTCTGATTATTCTGCCGCCCATTCTGATCTTCATGTTCTTGCAGCGTTGGTTCGTAACCGGCATCGAGCGGACCGGGGTCGTGGAATAA
- a CDS encoding carbohydrate ABC transporter permease, with amino-acid sequence MSKLNAYKRQARLYHSQRYGIGMLFMLPWLIGFGVFVAIPVGWSLFMSFHKVSVVPGGFKYVWLGWQNYRDAFVKDNVFPIELITYFEQMLLMVPIIVIFALLISLMLNQRFPGRFLYRALFFLPVIFATGQVLTELFNQGAGDIPFLDQYNLEPIVREYIGAEFAKTVMNVLGIVILILWYSGVQILIFIAGFQTISASIYEAVRIDGASPWDSFWKITLPACVPFISLNMLYTIIDLFTFPLNPVLKHVKDNMFKIDTGYGYASALAWIYFAFIFVLIALVLWLFERSMKTRRART; translated from the coding sequence ATGAGCAAGTTGAACGCGTACAAGAGGCAGGCGCGCCTCTATCACTCGCAGCGCTACGGGATCGGCATGCTGTTCATGCTGCCGTGGCTGATCGGCTTCGGCGTGTTCGTCGCCATCCCGGTCGGCTGGTCGCTGTTCATGTCCTTCCATAAGGTTTCCGTCGTTCCGGGCGGATTCAAATACGTCTGGCTGGGCTGGCAAAATTATCGCGATGCCTTCGTGAAGGATAATGTATTCCCGATCGAGCTGATTACGTATTTCGAGCAGATGCTGCTGATGGTTCCCATCATCGTTATTTTCGCCTTGCTCATCTCGCTCATGTTGAATCAGCGGTTCCCCGGCAGATTCCTGTATCGCGCGCTGTTCTTCCTGCCCGTTATCTTCGCGACCGGCCAGGTGCTGACCGAGTTGTTCAATCAAGGGGCGGGGGACATCCCGTTCCTCGATCAGTATAACTTGGAGCCGATCGTCCGGGAGTATATCGGAGCCGAATTCGCCAAGACCGTCATGAACGTGCTAGGCATCGTCATTCTCATCCTGTGGTACTCCGGCGTACAGATTCTTATCTTCATCGCGGGTTTTCAAACGATATCGGCTTCGATCTACGAGGCGGTCCGGATCGACGGGGCGTCGCCTTGGGACAGCTTCTGGAAAATCACGCTTCCGGCCTGCGTGCCGTTCATCAGCCTGAACATGCTGTACACGATTATCGATCTGTTCACGTTCCCGCTCAATCCGGTGCTGAAGCACGTCAAGGACAACATGTTCAAGATCGATACCGGTTATGGCTACGCCAGCGCGCTGGCATGGATTTACTTCGCATTCATCTTCGTGCTGATCGCTCTTGTCCTATGGTTGTTCGAACGGAGCATGAAGACTAGGAGGGCTCGAACATGA
- a CDS encoding DUF5696 domain-containing protein produces the protein MFLLLLIVLSRGGQPTAAQTFAEAGIDAAEPVHAPLYSGERWKPAPDAAGYALVAANDKFRLFVRPDNLQIAVDEIGSGYRWTSNPIGEQLAKETVKGQLLSNLKSPFTLTYVKTGGTDQTVRGVLNGESPGTETVMTQSADGLQVVYSFPEQKLGFAIQYELTEGGLKVRVPANGIREEGDYSFFSLDILPYFGAAAANEDGYLFVPDGPGGLINFNVAHADISRGYIHQVYGTEVSNSSNWMRSGERREDIAYPVFGMKRGEHAYLAILTEGDDSANIAAMAPGAKSSFFNIYSSQIYREEYLYQMSRLAAPTKAIQKQRLDRDRELEYRFLSGKDAGYVGMADAYRDYLTEAGQLKSPLKPVDHVPLYLKIMGGNFEKAYGRVKYVAATTFPQATDIVERLRGQGVANAKVIYYGWQNQGDYDMEKRFPIESALGGESAAKKFVAKMKEEGTDVLFQDDFLWVDEHSATSGKNYAIRSIAGTAFIDEGWYLSKPVLTVSNAVKTIDKLKSIGVSGIHYSGIGEMLFNDYEPSGIVTRQYTKEVYDGLLAYTRQALGSAGVYRGNAYSVGDTDYIDALPDDSSHDFMVDETVPFYPIVLHGYVPYSFTEGNLRDDMETEFLRGIEYGAVPSFFVTHDDSRKLLETESNFLYSSQFGKWESRIVDEYGKFDALAGVFAQEIVDHEKLSANRYATTYEDGTKVIVDYGTKSFEVTKGGGA, from the coding sequence GTGTTCCTTCTGCTGTTGATCGTGCTGTCCCGAGGCGGCCAGCCGACCGCCGCGCAGACGTTCGCCGAAGCCGGCATCGATGCGGCGGAGCCCGTTCATGCGCCATTGTATTCCGGCGAACGGTGGAAACCTGCCCCGGACGCGGCAGGATACGCGCTTGTCGCCGCGAACGATAAGTTCCGCTTGTTCGTTCGCCCGGACAATTTGCAAATCGCCGTAGACGAGATCGGTTCCGGCTACCGGTGGACCAGCAATCCGATCGGGGAGCAATTAGCCAAGGAGACCGTCAAGGGACAGCTGCTGTCCAATCTGAAGTCGCCGTTCACGCTCACCTACGTCAAGACGGGCGGAACGGATCAGACCGTCCGCGGGGTACTGAACGGAGAGAGTCCCGGGACCGAGACGGTCATGACCCAATCCGCCGACGGCCTGCAGGTCGTTTATAGCTTCCCGGAGCAGAAGCTCGGCTTCGCGATCCAATACGAACTGACGGAAGGCGGACTGAAGGTCCGCGTGCCGGCGAACGGCATTCGGGAAGAGGGAGACTATTCGTTCTTCTCCCTCGACATTCTGCCTTACTTCGGCGCCGCCGCGGCGAACGAGGACGGGTATCTGTTCGTGCCGGACGGTCCGGGCGGGCTCATTAACTTCAACGTCGCCCATGCGGACATCTCGCGAGGTTATATCCATCAGGTCTATGGGACGGAGGTATCCAATTCGAGCAACTGGATGCGCTCGGGAGAGCGGCGGGAAGATATCGCGTATCCCGTGTTCGGCATGAAGCGAGGGGAGCACGCATACCTCGCGATTCTGACCGAGGGCGATGATTCCGCCAATATCGCCGCGATGGCGCCGGGTGCCAAATCCTCCTTCTTCAACATTTATTCCAGCCAGATCTACCGCGAGGAATATCTGTACCAGATGAGCCGGCTGGCTGCGCCGACCAAGGCGATTCAGAAGCAGCGTCTGGATCGGGACCGCGAGCTGGAATATCGCTTTCTGAGCGGGAAGGATGCCGGCTACGTCGGAATGGCCGACGCCTATCGCGATTATTTGACGGAAGCAGGACAGCTGAAGTCGCCATTGAAACCCGTCGATCATGTTCCGCTGTATCTGAAGATCATGGGCGGCAACTTCGAGAAAGCCTACGGACGGGTGAAATACGTAGCCGCTACGACATTCCCGCAAGCGACGGATATCGTGGAGCGCTTGCGGGGTCAGGGCGTCGCGAACGCCAAAGTCATCTACTACGGCTGGCAGAATCAAGGGGATTACGATATGGAGAAGCGCTTCCCGATAGAATCGGCGCTTGGCGGCGAGTCCGCGGCGAAGAAGTTCGTGGCGAAGATGAAGGAGGAAGGCACGGACGTGCTCTTCCAGGACGACTTCCTGTGGGTCGACGAACATTCGGCCACCTCGGGCAAAAACTATGCCATCCGCTCGATCGCCGGAACCGCCTTCATCGATGAAGGCTGGTATCTCTCAAAGCCGGTGCTGACCGTGTCGAACGCCGTCAAGACGATCGACAAGCTGAAGAGCATCGGCGTGTCCGGAATCCATTACAGCGGAATCGGCGAGATGCTGTTCAACGACTACGAGCCTTCGGGCATCGTAACCCGCCAATATACCAAGGAAGTCTATGATGGCCTGCTGGCTTATACGAGGCAGGCGCTCGGTTCGGCCGGCGTCTACAGGGGCAACGCCTACTCAGTCGGGGATACGGATTATATCGATGCCTTACCCGACGATTCGAGCCATGATTTCATGGTCGACGAGACCGTTCCGTTCTACCCGATCGTGCTGCATGGCTATGTTCCTTATTCCTTTACCGAAGGCAATCTGCGGGACGATATGGAGACCGAATTTCTCCGCGGCATCGAATACGGGGCCGTTCCTTCGTTCTTCGTCACCCATGACGACTCCCGCAAGCTGCTCGAAACGGAATCCAACTTCCTGTACAGCAGCCAGTTCGGGAAATGGGAGAGCCGGATCGTGGACGAATACGGCAAGTTCGACGCGCTCGCCGGCGTATTCGCGCAAGAGATCGTCGATCACGAGAAGCTGTCCGCGAATCGGTATGCAACGACCTACGAGGACGGAACGAAAGTGATCGTCGATTACGGAACCAAATCGTTCGAGGTTACGAAGGGAGGAGGCGCATGA